A genomic segment from Balneola sp. encodes:
- a CDS encoding CPBP family intramembrane metalloprotease: MEEEKYSTQKNNDISYERVETPPLLSCVEKNGFSHWALAFAWMLFGLIAFQVVANVLALIFILPHVSDPTNADALMVAIQENLNSTFVANSIGQFLVIGLASYLISKVHAPKGKHHEFLRLKGAPKLGLNTGLSILLLVSSWGVVNFLGWLNMGFIDWLISVFPALELIKELQQQMAELITSFIKTENSLFYGLIYIALVPAIFEEIMFRGYIQRALEKSWGVWAAMIVSSLMFGAYHLQAGAVLPLAFIGFVLAYVTYISDSLIPAMVLHFINNGSQVVYGSLNPEFLEQTASSDIGMPWGIVILSMIICPALFLLMHKLNPKRQL; the protein is encoded by the coding sequence AAGAGGAAAAGTACTCTACTCAAAAAAACAACGATATTTCTTACGAACGAGTGGAGACTCCTCCTCTTCTTTCCTGTGTTGAGAAAAATGGGTTTTCGCATTGGGCTCTTGCCTTTGCTTGGATGCTATTCGGACTCATCGCATTTCAAGTCGTAGCAAATGTACTTGCGCTTATATTTATACTCCCTCATGTTTCAGATCCTACCAATGCCGATGCATTAATGGTAGCCATACAGGAGAACCTGAATTCAACCTTTGTAGCTAATTCTATAGGTCAGTTTCTTGTGATAGGATTGGCATCATATCTAATTTCTAAAGTACATGCTCCAAAGGGAAAACATCATGAATTCCTAAGACTTAAAGGAGCTCCAAAACTTGGTCTAAATACGGGTTTATCCATCCTACTATTAGTTTCCTCATGGGGAGTAGTGAACTTTCTTGGATGGCTGAACATGGGTTTCATAGACTGGTTAATAAGCGTTTTCCCAGCTTTGGAGCTCATTAAAGAGCTTCAGCAGCAGATGGCTGAGCTTATTACCAGTTTCATTAAAACAGAGAATTCATTGTTCTATGGACTGATCTATATAGCTCTTGTGCCCGCTATTTTTGAGGAGATCATGTTTAGGGGATACATTCAAAGAGCTCTTGAAAAAAGCTGGGGAGTATGGGCAGCAATGATTGTATCCAGCCTCATGTTTGGGGCATACCACCTTCAAGCCGGAGCTGTTTTACCGTTGGCTTTTATCGGGTTCGTTTTAGCTTACGTGACCTATATATCAGACAGTCTCATTCCCGCAATGGTTCTTCATTTTATTAATAATGGAAGCCAGGTAGTGTATGGATCACTAAATCCAGAGTTTTTAGAACAAACAGCTTCTTCTGATATAGGAATGCCCTGGGGAATTGTAATTCTTAGTATGATTATTTGTCCGGCATTGTTTTTATTAATGCATAAGTTGAATCCTAAACGCCAGCTATGA
- a CDS encoding phosphatidate cytidylyltransferase: MSELAKRIVFAIPAAALFIWITWLGGWYFKAMMIGIGFFIQSEMIKILDGAKNPVDTLFPYTIGLWVMLSQEIPFSFEIGVGIFVLFVAVQTFNKSEFDLSELTTTVFAGLYAPIGILSLIMISSIGSSEVGFTLVMLLAFMVWGSDVLAYFGGKAFGKHALAPSISPNKTWEGFFFGYLGSAIGALAVWFLFPYQSGLTLVNLIPMALLVATFGPIGDLLESKLKRKAGVKDSSTLLPGHGGFFDRFDALILAAPVALIYLKVLVEIGNVSF, translated from the coding sequence GTGAGTGAACTGGCAAAACGGATAGTCTTTGCTATTCCCGCTGCAGCCCTATTCATCTGGATTACCTGGCTTGGAGGGTGGTACTTCAAAGCGATGATGATCGGTATTGGTTTTTTCATCCAGAGTGAAATGATCAAGATTCTTGATGGAGCGAAAAACCCGGTAGACACCTTGTTTCCCTATACCATTGGATTATGGGTTATGCTATCTCAGGAAATACCATTTAGTTTTGAGATAGGGGTTGGGATTTTTGTTCTTTTTGTAGCCGTACAAACTTTTAACAAAAGCGAATTTGATCTGTCAGAACTTACAACCACAGTATTTGCGGGTTTGTATGCACCCATAGGTATTCTATCACTTATTATGATCTCTTCAATTGGTTCATCAGAAGTTGGTTTCACTTTGGTGATGCTATTGGCATTCATGGTATGGGGGAGTGATGTACTTGCCTATTTTGGAGGGAAAGCTTTTGGAAAACATGCTTTAGCACCTTCAATAAGTCCAAATAAAACCTGGGAAGGATTTTTCTTTGGATATCTGGGTAGTGCGATTGGTGCTCTGGCAGTATGGTTTTTATTTCCATATCAGTCTGGGCTCACGCTGGTGAATCTAATCCCGATGGCATTATTAGTAGCCACCTTCGGACCAATTGGTGACTTATTGGAAAGTAAGTTAAAGCGAAAAGCAGGAGTAAAAGACTCATCAACATTACTGCCAGGTCATGGAGGTTTTTTCGATCGATTTGATGCATTAATTCTCGCTGCACCTGTAGCTTTGATTTATCTAAAGGTGTTAGTTGAGATAGGAAACGTTTCCTTCTAA
- a CDS encoding TIGR01777 family protein, translating into MKHILLTGGTGFIGQELRTLLLMEGYYVTVITRNPKKYADEAAKNQQFISWEDDLTEAVNTSDAIIHLAGEGIFNQRWNEEVKKRIYDSRIDSTRALIEAIEKAESKPEIFISASASGFYGNQGDTFLDESYGVSSDFLAQVCKDWEEESQKVSGLGVRVVNPRIGIVLEKNGGALEKMLTPFKIGVGGPVGDGKQYMSWIHRMDLCNALLFPLTNKELQGPYNVCAPEPATMNEFASVLASVLNRPNIFRVPKFALELVYGEGAKPIMDSIRMQPKALQVQGFEFRFEDLEEALADILE; encoded by the coding sequence ATGAAGCATATTCTACTTACCGGGGGAACCGGATTTATTGGACAGGAGTTGAGAACCCTTCTTCTTATGGAGGGGTATTATGTTACTGTAATAACCAGGAATCCCAAGAAGTATGCTGATGAAGCGGCAAAGAACCAGCAATTCATAAGTTGGGAGGATGATCTTACGGAAGCGGTCAACACCTCTGATGCTATTATTCATTTAGCCGGAGAAGGAATTTTTAACCAGCGCTGGAATGAAGAAGTAAAAAAAAGAATCTATGATAGCCGTATCGATTCTACTCGTGCATTAATTGAAGCCATTGAAAAAGCAGAGTCAAAACCGGAAATCTTCATTTCGGCTTCAGCATCCGGTTTTTATGGAAACCAAGGCGATACTTTTTTAGATGAGAGCTACGGGGTATCAAGCGACTTTTTAGCCCAGGTATGCAAAGATTGGGAGGAAGAATCCCAAAAAGTTTCAGGTTTAGGAGTTCGGGTGGTAAACCCTCGTATCGGAATAGTGCTTGAAAAAAATGGTGGCGCTCTAGAAAAGATGCTTACTCCTTTCAAAATAGGAGTGGGCGGTCCGGTGGGTGATGGAAAACAGTATATGAGCTGGATACATAGAATGGATCTTTGCAATGCTCTACTGTTCCCACTAACTAATAAAGAGCTCCAAGGGCCATATAATGTGTGTGCACCAGAACCAGCAACTATGAATGAGTTTGCATCTGTGCTTGCATCGGTACTTAACCGTCCCAATATATTCAGAGTACCAAAATTTGCTCTGGAACTAGTTTATGGTGAAGGAGCCAAGCCCATTATGGACAGCATAAGAATGCAACCTAAAGCTTTACAAGTGCAAGGTTTTGAGTTTCGTTTTGAAGATTTAGAAGAGGCTCTTGCTGATATTTTGGAGTAA
- a CDS encoding adenylate/guanylate cyclase domain-containing protein, translating into MNSKLKDRIFFILNTIAFWFLAFMFYDVFRRMGLSDQPGIELLEEPLTRLENLELNGKLGFLTGLFFSLIEFSFERPVLKRRSLGMRLLIKSGVYLLLMHMILAVGLFNLNRFLDTPLSFTYKQLLTSGAVWSITIYFFVCSVLYSFLRMVNEKFGPGVLWDMMRGKYLNPRVEKKIFMFLDLKSSTALAEKMGYLKYSTLIQQCFYDLNEVVQQFDGQIYQYVGDEAVIAWDYEKGINENKCIDCYFSFQRKLFKRKDFYQSEFGLLPEFKAGLHGGELVVTEVGVVKKEIAYHGDVINTTARIQAECNTYGEQLLISEELVSDLALTNHTPSFIGEVMLKGKELPVKLHSVKVV; encoded by the coding sequence ATGAACAGCAAGTTGAAAGATAGAATTTTCTTTATTCTGAACACCATTGCGTTCTGGTTCCTGGCTTTTATGTTCTATGATGTATTTCGTAGAATGGGGCTTTCTGATCAACCAGGAATAGAATTACTGGAGGAGCCTTTAACACGCCTCGAGAATCTCGAATTAAATGGTAAGTTGGGTTTTTTAACCGGGCTATTCTTTAGTCTTATCGAATTCTCTTTTGAAAGGCCGGTATTGAAACGCAGATCATTGGGAATGAGACTGCTTATTAAAAGTGGGGTGTATTTGCTGCTCATGCATATGATTTTGGCAGTGGGCCTTTTTAATTTAAATCGATTTTTAGATACCCCCCTTAGTTTCACTTACAAACAACTTCTTACTAGTGGAGCTGTATGGTCCATAACCATTTACTTCTTCGTTTGTAGTGTATTGTACAGTTTTCTTCGAATGGTAAATGAGAAGTTTGGTCCGGGGGTACTTTGGGATATGATGCGAGGGAAATACCTCAATCCAAGGGTAGAGAAGAAGATTTTCATGTTCCTGGATTTGAAATCCTCCACTGCTCTCGCCGAAAAGATGGGGTACCTGAAATATAGTACCTTGATTCAGCAATGCTTTTATGACTTAAATGAAGTCGTTCAGCAATTTGATGGTCAAATCTATCAATATGTTGGAGATGAAGCGGTAATAGCCTGGGATTATGAAAAAGGAATTAATGAGAATAAGTGTATCGACTGTTATTTCTCTTTCCAGAGGAAATTGTTTAAAAGAAAAGATTTCTATCAATCAGAGTTCGGATTACTTCCCGAATTTAAAGCAGGGTTACATGGCGGAGAATTGGTAGTAACCGAAGTTGGTGTGGTAAAAAAAGAGATAGCCTATCACGGAGACGTGATTAATACTACAGCAAGGATTCAGGCCGAGTGTAATACTTATGGAGAACAACTCCTTATCTCAGAAGAGTTAGTATCGGATTTAGCACTCACGAATCATACTCCTTCATTCATTGGGGAAGTGATGTTGAAAGGCAAAGAGTTGCCCGTGAAATTACATTCGGTAAAAGTTGTATAA
- the ettA gene encoding energy-dependent translational throttle protein EttA, whose protein sequence is MSDQKIIFSMVGVSKVHKPNKTVLKNIYLSFFYGAKIGVLGLNGAGKSTLLRIIAGEDKDYLGDISVQKGITFGYLPQEPHLDPEKTVKEIVEEGVQETVDLLKEYEDINAAFADPDADFDALIEKQAKLQEKIDHLDAWDLDSKLNQAMDALRCPPGETPVTVLSGGEARRVALCRLLLKKPDVLLLDEPTNHLDAESVSWLEQHLDRYEGTVIAVTHDRYFLDNVAGWILELDRGEGIPFKGNYTSWLEQKSDRLKQEEKQESNRQKTLQQELEWIRQNPKGRRAKSKARISAYEELLAQETEKRNDDMQISIPAGPRLGNKVIEAHGVSKGYDDKLLYENMEFQLPPGGIVGVIGANGAGKTTLFRMIIGEETPDKGQLELGETVKLGYIDQKRPLDPSKTIWEEISGGYDIIQLGNREINSRAYVGKFNFAGSDQQKKTDQLSGGERNRVHLAKMLKEGANVLLLDEPTNDLDVNTLRALEEALLTFAGCAVVISHDRWFLDRVATHILAFEGDSQVYWFEGNYQEYEENRKERLGITDDQPRRIAYKKLMR, encoded by the coding sequence TTGAGCGATCAAAAAATAATTTTTTCCATGGTTGGGGTAAGCAAGGTGCACAAACCCAACAAAACCGTACTAAAAAATATTTATCTGTCCTTCTTTTATGGAGCCAAAATAGGAGTCCTAGGGCTCAATGGAGCAGGTAAATCCACCCTGCTTCGAATTATAGCCGGAGAAGACAAAGATTATCTAGGAGACATAAGTGTGCAGAAAGGCATTACTTTTGGTTACTTGCCTCAGGAACCACATCTTGATCCGGAAAAAACGGTAAAAGAGATCGTAGAAGAAGGAGTTCAGGAGACGGTTGATTTACTCAAAGAGTATGAAGATATAAATGCCGCCTTTGCTGATCCCGATGCAGACTTTGATGCACTAATAGAAAAACAGGCCAAGCTTCAGGAGAAAATTGATCATTTGGATGCTTGGGATTTAGATTCAAAACTTAACCAGGCAATGGACGCACTTCGCTGTCCTCCCGGAGAAACCCCCGTTACTGTGCTCTCAGGTGGAGAAGCCCGGCGCGTTGCACTCTGCCGATTACTTCTAAAAAAGCCAGATGTACTCCTACTTGATGAACCCACCAACCATTTAGATGCTGAATCGGTAAGTTGGTTAGAACAACATCTTGACCGATATGAAGGGACGGTAATTGCAGTAACTCACGACCGGTATTTCCTTGATAATGTAGCGGGTTGGATTTTGGAACTGGATCGAGGAGAAGGGATTCCTTTCAAAGGAAATTATACTTCCTGGCTGGAACAGAAATCAGATAGACTTAAGCAGGAAGAAAAGCAAGAATCCAATCGCCAAAAAACCTTACAACAGGAACTGGAATGGATTCGGCAGAACCCTAAAGGGCGTAGAGCGAAGAGTAAAGCCAGGATTAGTGCTTATGAAGAACTTCTTGCCCAGGAGACTGAAAAGCGAAACGATGATATGCAGATATCAATCCCAGCAGGTCCCAGATTGGGTAATAAAGTGATAGAAGCTCATGGAGTTTCAAAAGGCTATGATGACAAATTACTTTACGAGAATATGGAATTTCAACTTCCGCCAGGAGGTATTGTTGGGGTTATTGGAGCGAATGGTGCGGGTAAAACCACACTGTTTAGGATGATCATTGGAGAAGAAACTCCTGATAAAGGACAATTAGAACTAGGAGAAACAGTGAAGCTTGGTTATATCGATCAGAAAAGGCCTCTGGATCCATCCAAGACTATCTGGGAAGAAATATCGGGCGGATATGATATTATTCAGCTTGGAAATCGTGAGATAAACTCAAGAGCTTACGTTGGTAAATTCAATTTTGCAGGGAGTGACCAACAAAAGAAAACGGATCAACTTTCGGGAGGAGAGCGAAACAGAGTTCATTTAGCCAAGATGCTTAAAGAAGGAGCAAATGTGCTTCTACTTGATGAGCCTACCAATGATCTGGATGTGAACACTCTCCGTGCCCTGGAAGAGGCTTTACTAACATTTGCTGGTTGCGCAGTGGTTATCTCGCACGATCGTTGGTTCCTGGATAGAGTAGCTACTCATATCCTGGCTTTTGAAGGAGATAGTCAGGTGTATTGGTTCGAAGGTAATTACCAGGAATATGAAGAGAACCGAAAAGAACGTTTAGGGATTACGGACGACCAACCGCGAAGAATTGCCTATAAGAAGTTGATGCGCTAA
- a CDS encoding PAS domain S-box protein, which produces MLSELNIENTLGLPLIRSKKLAVALIDTKLKFAYVNDTFYNITGYTEQDILNKSVTKFLAPSLIKEAWQEFFFFLGNGYNNRSNWIFSHKDGSHIHASVENSKIKIGKKTYILTIALNVTPLTELRERLLETQQLLNRTEGISKSGSFKYNPDIEQLIWSEGMFSLFELDPQNGIPSISQQVTLLSEEDAKQYKNVLNSNSGKDADFELCLNFEGNRQKYLHIICHREKGKGNWIFGYSRDITQQKLTELETYDKERKYRTLTESLPSIIWTANHEGYLNYMNRYGLDYFGKEGTTLEEWRWKNFIHPNEIREADQQWFKALEEQQFLSGINRLKARDGEYKWFQVLIVPQKNELNEIEAWTGIATDIDKRVKAEESLSISNTRLKALINASPVAIYSITVDGVVRDFWNPAAEELFGWTREEVIGKFLPHVYMDQQQEFMEMLENAVKNGAFNKRIHRKDRSGTSVITDITGGCIYDENSKISEIIVTVSDVTELERNRKRLQKSLDEKETLLQEIHHRVKNNLAIVVSLLQLQVFRSENAKEKNSLLEAQNRIISISMVHELLYKSEDFNSVKLDEYYNELFRQISNNMQLNHTNIKQDLAISIHSLNMNQAIPLGLLINELATNSYKYAFGDSTKPGVIFLEIKRVDNNVHVTYRDNGPGFNMGLDGIKSGLGMKIIESLLQQLDAEYSMNSDGLFEITFNFAERLNNSLEN; this is translated from the coding sequence ATGCTTTCAGAGCTTAATATAGAGAATACCTTAGGTTTACCTTTAATACGTAGTAAAAAACTCGCAGTAGCTTTAATAGATACAAAGCTTAAGTTCGCTTACGTAAATGACACGTTCTATAACATTACGGGTTATACTGAACAAGATATTCTCAACAAATCAGTTACAAAGTTTCTCGCTCCAAGTCTCATTAAAGAGGCGTGGCAAGAGTTTTTCTTCTTCCTTGGAAATGGGTACAACAACAGGAGTAACTGGATTTTTTCTCATAAAGATGGCTCGCACATTCATGCTTCTGTAGAGAATTCAAAGATCAAGATTGGAAAAAAGACATATATACTCACCATTGCTCTTAATGTAACCCCGCTTACTGAGCTAAGAGAAAGATTGCTTGAGACTCAACAATTATTAAATAGAACAGAGGGAATTTCTAAGAGTGGTAGTTTTAAGTATAATCCGGATATTGAGCAATTAATATGGTCGGAGGGGATGTTTTCCTTATTCGAACTAGATCCTCAAAATGGAATACCTTCCATATCTCAACAAGTGACCCTCCTTTCTGAAGAAGACGCTAAGCAATATAAAAATGTACTTAATTCTAATTCTGGAAAAGACGCAGACTTTGAACTATGTCTGAACTTTGAGGGAAATCGCCAGAAATACCTACATATTATTTGTCATAGAGAGAAGGGCAAAGGGAATTGGATTTTCGGTTACTCAAGAGATATTACCCAGCAAAAACTCACTGAGCTTGAAACCTATGACAAGGAGCGTAAATATCGAACCTTGACTGAATCTCTTCCCAGCATAATTTGGACGGCTAACCACGAAGGCTATTTGAATTATATGAACAGGTATGGGTTAGATTACTTCGGAAAAGAAGGAACTACTCTTGAAGAATGGCGTTGGAAAAATTTTATTCACCCTAATGAAATAAGAGAAGCCGACCAACAATGGTTTAAAGCACTGGAAGAACAACAATTCCTTTCAGGGATTAATAGACTTAAGGCAAGGGATGGAGAGTATAAATGGTTTCAAGTACTGATAGTCCCACAAAAAAATGAGCTTAATGAAATAGAAGCCTGGACTGGAATAGCAACGGATATCGACAAAAGAGTAAAAGCTGAAGAGTCTTTATCTATTTCTAATACCAGGCTCAAAGCTTTAATAAATGCATCTCCCGTTGCTATTTACTCAATCACTGTTGATGGAGTAGTACGCGATTTCTGGAATCCTGCAGCTGAAGAATTATTTGGCTGGACACGGGAAGAAGTTATTGGAAAGTTTTTGCCCCATGTATATATGGATCAGCAACAGGAATTCATGGAAATGCTTGAAAATGCTGTTAAAAATGGAGCTTTTAATAAAAGAATTCATAGGAAAGATCGTAGTGGAACCTCAGTAATAACTGACATAACTGGTGGATGCATCTATGATGAGAACAGTAAGATTTCTGAGATCATAGTAACCGTATCAGATGTAACCGAACTAGAGAGAAACAGGAAGCGCCTTCAAAAATCACTCGACGAAAAGGAAACATTACTTCAAGAAATCCATCATAGGGTAAAAAATAACCTCGCTATCGTGGTAAGCTTACTTCAACTTCAGGTATTTCGTTCAGAAAATGCAAAGGAAAAAAACAGTTTATTAGAGGCACAGAATAGAATTATTTCTATCTCTATGGTTCATGAATTGCTTTATAAATCAGAAGATTTCAATTCTGTAAAGCTGGATGAGTATTACAACGAATTGTTTAGGCAGATTAGCAATAATATGCAGCTCAATCATACAAACATTAAACAGGATCTGGCTATTAGCATTCATTCACTGAACATGAACCAAGCTATTCCTCTTGGACTTCTTATTAATGAATTAGCTACCAATTCCTATAAATATGCTTTTGGTGACAGTACCAAGCCGGGTGTTATTTTTCTGGAGATTAAAAGAGTGGATAACAATGTGCATGTTACCTACAGGGATAACGGCCCCGGTTTCAATATGGGACTTGATGGAATTAAATCTGGTCTTGGGATGAAGATCATCGAATCACTTCTTCAACAATTGGATGCTGAATACTCTATGAACTCAGATGGTCTTTTTGAAATTACCTTTAACTTTGCTGAGCGACTGAATAATTCTCTGGAGAATTAA
- a CDS encoding amidohydrolase, which produces MPEVVAQEEEKSDSTKIEKKNKDLPMDPERLLEFNTTEGTWMSVDVSPDGQTIAFDMMGDIYTIPITGGKATKITEGMAFDSHPKYSPDGEHLLFISDRSGSQNAWYLNLETMEETQVTKASNEEMVNGEWSPDGDYIVVSRGRRNFKLHLHHKDGGRGVKIIDSPNNIKAIDPSFSADGRYIYFSRRFNSWNYNAQFPQYTVGMYDRETGETGVYLSRQGSAFTPTMSPDGKYMVYGTRFETETGLILRDMETGEERWLAYPVQRDDQESQASLGVLPAMSFTADSESLILFYGGKLHNLNIVDGSTTEIPFEVDVKLELGPLLAFKYPISDDKEALATQIRDAVPSPDGSQLAFTALQKLYVMDMPDGTPQRVTNSEMTEAHPSWSPDGKYLVYVTWDQENGGDVWKVEPNARRPRPQKLTNQSDFYINPAWSYNSDRIVFVKGSKYDYATTSSSFGIFSIPDELVWVSTDGGDINFIDNRSGRGNPHFVKSNDRIYLTDNDGQLVSIRWDGTDQKEHIRITGISTYGTTDPVSPSEASVLYMAPEGDQALAQINNEIYTATVPQTGKTITISLANPSGALFPAKKLTVIGGEFPRWSGDSDKIHWSLGKGHFVYSLSDAEAFADSLEAAKKAKEEAEKEEAESDEEGHEEEEGEDHDEDEDQEDEKEEDKGPKEYQAEEYRIEVTYERDIPEGSILLQNARIITMNGDEIIERGDILVENNRIKAVGRAGSITAPSGAETLDLSGKTVVPGFVDTHAHLRSTRGVHKTQEWSYAANLAYGVTTTRDPQTGTTDVLSYGDMVDAGLMVGPRIYSTGPGVGFWGYKLKSLEHTKEVLRQYSEYFDTKTIKMYRVGNRTHRQWIIMASKEQKLMPTTEGSLNIRLNYTQLIDGYPGHEHNIPIFPIYKDLVKSVADAKMAVTQTQLVNYGSPWAENYFYATEDAYNDEKLASFVPNDVLSGSTRRRGFWGMDEEYSFDRHAIKGKQIVDAGGIIGVGSHGQLQGLGYHWELWAVGAGGDEGLTPHQSLKVATLLGAEAIGLDEDLGSIEVGKLADLVILERNPLENLRNTNTVSHVMMNGRLYEADTLNEIYPLQKPFGTKIWKQSVPNASALPGVDK; this is translated from the coding sequence ATGCCAGAAGTAGTAGCACAGGAAGAGGAAAAGTCAGACAGCACCAAAATTGAAAAAAAGAATAAGGATCTGCCTATGGATCCTGAGCGGTTGCTGGAGTTTAATACTACGGAAGGAACGTGGATGTCGGTGGATGTAAGCCCTGATGGTCAAACCATAGCTTTTGATATGATGGGAGATATCTACACTATTCCAATCACCGGTGGTAAGGCTACAAAAATTACTGAAGGTATGGCCTTCGATTCTCATCCGAAATACAGCCCGGATGGTGAACATCTGCTGTTTATTTCTGATCGCAGCGGATCACAAAATGCCTGGTACCTAAACCTGGAAACTATGGAAGAAACCCAGGTTACCAAAGCTAGCAACGAAGAAATGGTGAACGGTGAATGGTCACCTGACGGAGATTACATCGTAGTTTCCAGAGGTAGAAGGAATTTTAAATTACATCTACATCATAAAGATGGTGGTCGTGGAGTCAAGATTATTGATTCCCCAAACAACATAAAAGCAATCGACCCATCTTTCAGTGCAGATGGCCGTTATATCTATTTCTCTCGAAGGTTTAATTCCTGGAACTATAATGCTCAATTCCCACAGTATACCGTTGGGATGTATGATCGCGAAACGGGAGAAACCGGAGTATACCTATCGCGACAAGGTTCAGCATTCACTCCTACCATGTCTCCCGATGGAAAATACATGGTATATGGAACTCGCTTTGAAACAGAAACCGGGTTAATTCTTCGGGATATGGAAACCGGGGAAGAGCGATGGCTGGCTTATCCTGTTCAGCGAGATGATCAGGAATCACAAGCAAGTCTGGGTGTCCTTCCGGCTATGAGTTTTACCGCTGATAGTGAAAGCCTCATACTTTTTTATGGTGGAAAGCTACATAACCTCAATATTGTTGATGGTAGTACAACAGAAATTCCATTTGAGGTTGATGTTAAATTAGAACTTGGGCCACTATTGGCATTCAAATATCCAATTTCGGATGATAAAGAAGCCCTAGCTACTCAGATCAGAGACGCTGTTCCATCACCGGATGGTTCTCAGCTTGCGTTTACGGCACTTCAAAAATTATATGTGATGGATATGCCGGATGGTACCCCTCAGAGAGTAACCAATTCTGAAATGACAGAAGCACATCCAAGTTGGTCACCTGATGGAAAGTACCTGGTATACGTTACCTGGGATCAGGAAAATGGTGGAGATGTTTGGAAAGTGGAGCCTAATGCCCGTCGGCCAAGACCACAAAAACTCACTAACCAATCCGATTTCTATATAAACCCAGCCTGGTCTTACAATAGCGATCGTATTGTATTTGTCAAAGGCAGCAAGTACGATTATGCTACAACCAGCAGCTCATTTGGGATTTTCTCCATACCAGATGAACTCGTTTGGGTTTCTACTGATGGTGGTGATATTAATTTTATTGATAACCGGAGTGGGAGGGGCAATCCTCATTTTGTTAAAAGTAATGACCGAATCTATTTAACTGATAATGATGGGCAGCTTGTTTCCATACGTTGGGATGGAACTGACCAAAAAGAGCACATTCGGATTACAGGTATTTCTACCTACGGTACTACCGATCCGGTTTCTCCAAGTGAAGCAAGTGTATTATATATGGCTCCGGAAGGGGATCAGGCGCTCGCTCAAATAAACAATGAAATATATACTGCAACCGTACCTCAAACCGGGAAAACAATTACGATCTCGTTAGCGAACCCAAGTGGAGCTTTATTTCCGGCTAAAAAACTCACTGTTATAGGTGGTGAGTTTCCAAGATGGTCTGGTGACTCAGATAAAATACACTGGTCACTTGGTAAAGGGCACTTCGTATATAGTCTCAGTGATGCAGAGGCTTTTGCTGATAGTTTAGAAGCGGCAAAGAAAGCTAAAGAGGAGGCCGAGAAAGAAGAAGCAGAATCTGATGAAGAAGGCCATGAAGAGGAAGAAGGAGAGGATCATGATGAAGATGAAGACCAAGAAGATGAGAAAGAAGAGGACAAAGGTCCCAAAGAATATCAGGCCGAAGAATACCGAATAGAGGTTACATATGAGCGCGATATTCCGGAAGGAAGCATTCTTCTTCAAAACGCTCGAATCATTACCATGAATGGAGATGAGATTATTGAACGAGGGGATATCCTGGTTGAAAATAATCGAATCAAAGCTGTTGGAAGGGCTGGAAGTATTACCGCTCCATCCGGCGCTGAAACCTTAGACCTTTCTGGTAAAACGGTAGTTCCTGGATTTGTTGATACCCATGCTCACCTCCGTTCAACAAGAGGTGTTCACAAAACACAAGAATGGAGTTATGCTGCGAATTTAGCTTATGGTGTAACTACTACCCGCGACCCTCAAACTGGTACCACCGATGTGTTGAGCTATGGTGATATGGTAGATGCAGGTCTAATGGTTGGGCCTCGTATTTACTCAACGGGTCCAGGTGTTGGTTTCTGGGGCTATAAGCTGAAGAGTCTTGAGCATACCAAAGAAGTGCTACGCCAATACAGTGAGTATTTTGATACCAAAACCATCAAGATGTACAGAGTAGGTAACCGTACGCACCGTCAATGGATTATCATGGCTTCGAAAGAACAAAAACTGATGCCTACTACTGAGGGAAGTTTGAATATCCGTCTAAATTATACTCAATTGATTGATGGGTATCCGGGGCATGAGCACAATATCCCGATCTTCCCGATTTACAAAGATCTTGTAAAATCAGTAGCAGATGCTAAGATGGCAGTAACTCAAACTCAATTAGTGAACTATGGTAGTCCATGGGCTGAAAACTATTTTTATGCTACAGAAGATGCCTATAATGATGAAAAACTAGCCAGCTTTGTCCCTAATGACGTACTTTCCGGAAGCACCCGACGAAGAGGATTCTGGGGGATGGATGAAGAGTACAGTTTCGACCGTCATGCAATTAAGGGCAAGCAAATTGTAGATGCCGGTGGTATAATCGGAGTAGGCAGTCATGGTCAGCTCCAAGGGCTTGGATATCATTGGGAACTTTGGGCAGTTGGAGCAGGAGGAGATGAAGGACTTACTCCTCACCAATCGCTTAAAGTGGCTACTCTTTTAGGCGCCGAAGCTATCGGACTCGATGAGGATCTCGGCTCTATTGAAGTAGGAAAACTTGCTGATTTGGTTATTCTGGAACGCAACCCACTGGAGAACCTGAGAAATACAAACACAGTAAGTCATGTGATGATGAATGGGCGTTTATATGAAGCAGATACGTTAAATGAAATCTATCCCCTGCAAAAACCATTCGGAACTAAGATTTGGAAACAAAGTGTTCCTAATGCTTCAGCATTACCAGGAGTGGATAAATAG